The following proteins are co-located in the Vicugna pacos chromosome 3, VicPac4, whole genome shotgun sequence genome:
- the LOC116279811 gene encoding olfactory receptor 2T27-like produces MRGGNETDPTNFTLLGFFPEFRYITAVVSSILLIYTAAFTSNTLLIVLIWLDSRLHTPMYSLLSQLSLMDLTLTSSIIPKMAVSFFSGWQSISFLACGTQIFFSLTVALAECILITFMCFDRYVAICNPLRYPVVISPGVCLPMTAVSWAGGALTSFGHTAFTLRFHICSPREIPHFFCEGVAVLRIVCEDILAYEKAVVVTSILVLLSPFSLIVSSYVLIFLAVLRMNSPEGRNKALATCSSHLCVVGLYFGPGMFIYMRPGSAKTPKLNQGLFLFGTVLTPLLNPLAYSLRNKEVLSALKKLMGECQPSR; encoded by the coding sequence ATGCGGGGAGGGAATGAGACAGATCCCACAAATTTCACCCTCCTGGGCTTCTTCCCTGAATTTAGATACATCACAGCTGTGGTCTCCAGTATTCTCCTGATCTACACAGCTGCCTTCACCAGCAACACTCTTCTGATTGTCCTCATTTGGTTGGACTCTCGGCTCCATACCCCTATGTACTCCCTGCTCAGTCAGCTTTCCTTGATGGATCTGACGTTGACCTCTAGCATTATCCCCAAGATGGCGGTCAGTTTCTTCTCTGGATGGCAGAGCATCTCATTCCTGGCTTGTGGGACTCAAATATTCTTTTCCCTGACTGTGGCCCTTGCGGAATGCATCCTCATAACTTTCATGTGCTTTGATCGGTATGTGGCCATCTGTAACCCCCTGCGGTACCCGGTCGTCATCAGTCCTGGGGTTTGCTTGCCGATGACTGCCGTGTCTTGGGCTGGAGGTGCGCTTACTTCCTTTGGCCACACTGCGTTCACCTTACGTTTTCACATCTGCAGCCCCAGGGAGATTCCTCACTTCTTCTGCGAAGGCGTGGCTGTCCTTAGGATTGTCTGCGAGGACATCTTAGCCTATGAGAAGGCAGTAGTGGTGACGAGCATCCTGGTTCTGCTGTCGCCCTTCTCTCTCATCGTGTCCTCCTATGTTCTCATCTTCCTGGCTGTACTCAGAATGAACTCCCCAGAAGGCAGGAACAAGGCCCTGGCCACTTGCTCCTCTCATCTCTGTGTGGTGGGTCTCTATTTTGGTCCAGGTATGTTCATCTACATGAGACCTGGCTCTGCCAAGACTCCAAAATTGAATCAGGGTCTCTTTCTGTTTGGAACTGTCCTTACCCCTCTCCTGAACCCTCTCGCCTACAGTCTCAGAAACAAAGAAGTTCTAAGTGCACTGAAAAAGTTGATGGGGGAGTGTCAGCCCTCCAGGTAG